The Xanthobacter flavus genome includes a window with the following:
- a CDS encoding SPFH domain-containing protein, with product MIEIGPNLFVLVLLVLAVAVVFSGVKTVPQGYQYTVERFRRYTKTLMPGLNLIVPFIDRIGNRVNVMEQVIDVPSQEVITKDNATVTVDGVVFFQVFDAARASYEVARLDTAILALTMTNIRTVMGSMDLDQLLSHRDEINVRLLTVVDAAASPWGIKMTRIEIKDIVPPADLVNAMGRQMKAEREKRAVILEAEGQRQSEILKAEGQKQGQILQAEGRREAAFRDAEARERLAQADAKATEMLSVAVASGDPAALNYYIAEKYVKAFETMGAAPNQKVVLMPYEGTALLSSLAGIGEIAKGAFGAEGVSAPRPSGRRPTGPATLPPRED from the coding sequence ATGATCGAGATCGGTCCCAACCTGTTCGTGCTGGTGCTGCTGGTGCTGGCCGTGGCGGTGGTCTTCTCCGGCGTGAAGACGGTGCCGCAGGGCTACCAGTACACGGTGGAGCGCTTCCGCCGGTACACCAAGACGCTGATGCCCGGCCTCAACCTCATCGTTCCGTTCATCGATCGCATCGGCAACCGCGTGAATGTGATGGAGCAGGTGATCGACGTTCCGAGCCAGGAGGTCATCACCAAGGACAATGCCACCGTGACGGTGGACGGCGTGGTGTTCTTCCAGGTCTTCGACGCCGCCCGCGCCTCCTATGAGGTCGCGCGGCTCGACACCGCCATCCTCGCGCTGACCATGACCAACATCCGCACGGTCATGGGCTCCATGGACCTCGACCAGCTTTTGTCCCACCGCGACGAGATCAACGTGCGCCTGCTGACGGTGGTGGATGCAGCGGCCTCGCCGTGGGGCATCAAGATGACCCGCATCGAGATCAAGGACATCGTGCCGCCCGCCGACCTCGTGAACGCCATGGGCCGCCAGATGAAGGCGGAACGCGAGAAGCGCGCCGTGATCCTCGAGGCCGAGGGCCAGCGCCAGTCGGAGATTCTCAAGGCGGAGGGCCAGAAGCAGGGCCAGATCCTGCAGGCCGAGGGCCGCCGCGAGGCCGCGTTCCGGGACGCCGAAGCCCGCGAGCGGCTCGCGCAGGCCGATGCCAAGGCCACGGAGATGCTGTCCGTCGCGGTGGCGAGCGGCGATCCGGCCGCGCTCAACTATTACATCGCCGAGAAATACGTGAAGGCGTTCGAGACCATGGGCGCGGCGCCCAACCAGAAGGTGGTGCTCATGCCCTATGAGGGCACGGCGCTGCTCTCCTCCCTCGCCGGCATCGGCGAGATCGCCAAGGGCGCTTTCGGGGCGGAGGGCGTATCCGCTCCGCGTCCGTCTGGCCGCCGGCCCACCGGCCCCGCGACCCTGCCGCCCCGGGAGGACTGA
- a CDS encoding UDP-N-acetylmuramoylalanyl-D-glutamyl-2,6-diaminopimelate--D-alanyl-D-alanine ligase has protein sequence MSADAGTAEQKGRILHSVAEMVAAMGAEVRGAPRDATGISIDSRSLARGDVFFAIAGENSDGHAYVIKALEAGASACVVARDKADQFPSDAPLLVVDDVLAALTDLARASRARSNAGIVAVTGSVGKTTTKEALRIALGADGETHASAASYNNHWGVPLSLARLPREARYGVFEIGMNHPGEITPLVQLVRPQVAIITTVEAVHIAHFSGIEEIADAKAEIFQGVEPGGAVVLNLDNPLFPRLKAAAEAQGIARIVTFGETAGADVRLKEAALQSYCSVGVADVMGTPVTFKVGMPGRHIVQNMLAVLAAAKLVGADLALAGLALSRMKAPAGRGVALRLQVKGGQATLLDESYNANPASMRAALDVLSRTPVGPRGRRIAVLGDMLELGDDGDAHHAELAEAVRAAKIDQVFCCGPHMHALWQALPSERRGGYAIHASHLEPMVASAIRAGDTLMVKGSNGSRMGPLVKSLAERFRAGEDALLEG, from the coding sequence ATGAGTGCGGACGCGGGTACGGCAGAACAGAAGGGCCGCATCCTCCACAGCGTCGCCGAGATGGTGGCGGCCATGGGGGCGGAGGTGCGCGGCGCGCCGCGCGATGCCACCGGCATCTCCATCGACAGCCGGTCGCTCGCCCGCGGCGACGTCTTCTTCGCCATCGCCGGTGAGAACAGCGACGGCCATGCCTATGTGATCAAGGCGCTGGAGGCCGGCGCCTCCGCCTGCGTGGTGGCGCGCGACAAGGCGGATCAGTTCCCGTCCGACGCCCCCCTCCTCGTGGTGGACGACGTGCTCGCCGCCTTGACCGACCTTGCCCGCGCCAGCCGCGCGCGTTCCAACGCCGGTATCGTTGCCGTGACGGGATCGGTGGGCAAGACCACCACCAAGGAGGCGCTGCGCATCGCCCTCGGCGCCGACGGCGAGACCCACGCCTCCGCCGCCTCCTACAACAATCACTGGGGCGTGCCCCTCTCCCTCGCCCGGCTGCCGCGCGAGGCGCGCTACGGCGTGTTCGAGATCGGCATGAACCATCCCGGCGAGATCACGCCACTGGTGCAGCTGGTGCGCCCGCAGGTGGCCATCATCACCACGGTGGAGGCGGTGCATATCGCGCACTTCTCCGGCATCGAGGAGATCGCCGACGCCAAGGCGGAGATCTTCCAGGGCGTGGAGCCGGGCGGTGCGGTGGTGCTGAATCTCGACAACCCGCTGTTTCCCCGCCTCAAGGCGGCCGCCGAGGCGCAGGGCATCGCCCGCATCGTCACCTTCGGCGAGACGGCCGGCGCCGACGTGCGGCTGAAGGAGGCGGCGCTGCAATCCTATTGCTCGGTGGGCGTCGCCGACGTGATGGGCACGCCGGTGACCTTCAAGGTCGGTATGCCCGGGCGCCATATCGTGCAGAACATGCTGGCGGTGCTCGCTGCGGCGAAGCTGGTGGGCGCCGACCTCGCTCTGGCCGGCCTCGCCCTCTCCCGCATGAAGGCGCCGGCCGGACGCGGCGTCGCGCTGCGCCTTCAGGTAAAGGGCGGGCAGGCGACGCTGCTGGATGAAAGCTACAACGCCAATCCCGCCTCCATGCGCGCCGCCCTCGACGTGCTCAGCCGCACCCCCGTCGGCCCGCGCGGCCGCCGCATCGCGGTGCTGGGCGACATGCTGGAGCTCGGCGACGACGGCGACGCCCACCATGCCGAATTGGCCGAGGCCGTGCGCGCGGCGAAGATCGATCAGGTCTTCTGCTGCGGGCCGCACATGCACGCGCTCTGGCAGGCCCTCCCCTCGGAGCGGCGGGGCGGCTACGCGATCCACGCCTCCCACCTCGAGCCCATGGTGGCCTCCGCCATCCGGGCCGGTGACACGTTGATGGTCAAGGGTTCCAACGGCAGCCGCATGGGACCGCTGGTCAAGAGCCTCGCCGAGCGCTTCCGCGCCGGGGAGGATGCGCTGCTCGAAGGATAG
- a CDS encoding UDP-N-acetylmuramoyl-L-alanyl-D-glutamate--2,6-diaminopimelate ligase: MTMHSLGQLLPLGQILDGHARILTPDGAQEPITGLSSDSRRITPGDLFVAIPGTHADGTRFIADAIARGAAAVLMEPTAPAPRLPPQVALAFTLDARRSLSLAAARVYPRQPQTIAAVTGTAGKTSVAFFLRQIWERLGHRAAYLGTIGLVKPDGATYGSLTTPDPVELHATLDALAGEGVTHMALEASSHGLDQKRLDGVRLAAGGFTNLGRDHLDYHPTMDAYFRAKLRLFTEVMPQDAAAVAVTSAPFAATALAWAETRGLRLLPIGEGRSDGIDIAAATGSPAGQKVMFADGSSAVVPLVGRFQLDNALLAAGLAIACGADRAEAFAALAHLTGVPGRLERIGDDSRRPVFVDYAHKPEALATVLDTLRAAIPGRLVVVVGCGGDRDRGKRPIMGAIAAMKADVVIVTDDNPRSEEPAAIRAEVLEGARGAGRGDVREIGDRAEAIRAGVALLEAGDALLVAGKGHETGQIIGDRTYPFSDAAEVLAALKEVAA; this comes from the coding sequence ATGACCATGCATTCCCTCGGACAGCTCCTTCCCCTCGGACAGATTCTGGACGGCCACGCCCGCATCCTGACGCCGGACGGCGCGCAGGAGCCCATCACCGGCCTGTCCTCCGACAGCCGGCGCATCACGCCCGGCGATCTGTTCGTCGCCATCCCCGGCACCCATGCGGACGGCACGCGCTTCATCGCGGACGCCATCGCGCGCGGCGCCGCCGCCGTCCTGATGGAGCCGACCGCCCCCGCCCCGAGATTGCCGCCGCAGGTCGCCCTCGCCTTCACGCTGGATGCCCGGCGCTCGCTGTCGCTGGCCGCCGCACGCGTCTATCCGCGCCAGCCGCAGACCATCGCCGCCGTCACCGGCACCGCCGGCAAGACCTCCGTCGCCTTCTTCCTGCGGCAGATCTGGGAGCGGCTCGGCCATCGCGCGGCGTATCTCGGCACCATCGGCCTGGTGAAGCCGGACGGCGCCACCTATGGCAGCCTCACCACGCCCGACCCGGTGGAGCTGCACGCCACCCTCGACGCGCTCGCGGGCGAGGGCGTCACCCACATGGCGCTCGAAGCCTCCTCCCACGGCCTGGACCAGAAACGGCTCGACGGGGTTCGGCTCGCCGCTGGCGGCTTCACCAATCTCGGCCGCGACCATCTCGACTATCACCCGACGATGGACGCCTATTTCCGCGCCAAGCTCCGCCTCTTCACCGAGGTGATGCCGCAGGACGCCGCCGCTGTCGCCGTCACCTCCGCCCCCTTCGCCGCCACCGCGCTCGCGTGGGCTGAGACCCGCGGGCTCAGGCTCCTGCCCATCGGCGAGGGCCGGTCGGACGGCATCGACATCGCCGCCGCGACGGGTTCGCCCGCCGGACAGAAAGTGATGTTCGCGGACGGCTCCAGCGCAGTGGTGCCGCTGGTGGGGCGCTTCCAGCTGGACAATGCGCTGCTCGCGGCCGGCCTCGCCATCGCCTGCGGGGCGGACCGGGCGGAGGCCTTCGCCGCCCTCGCCCACCTCACGGGCGTTCCCGGCCGGCTGGAGCGTATCGGCGATGACTCGCGCCGGCCGGTGTTCGTGGACTATGCCCACAAGCCGGAAGCGCTCGCGACCGTTCTCGACACGCTGCGCGCCGCCATCCCCGGCCGGCTGGTGGTGGTGGTCGGCTGCGGGGGCGACCGCGACCGGGGCAAGCGTCCGATCATGGGCGCCATCGCCGCGATGAAGGCGGACGTGGTGATCGTCACCGACGACAACCCGCGCAGCGAAGAGCCGGCGGCGATTCGCGCGGAGGTATTGGAAGGCGCGCGCGGCGCCGGCCGGGGCGACGTGCGGGAGATCGGCGACCGGGCGGAGGCCATCCGGGCCGGCGTCGCGCTGCTGGAAGCCGGGGATGCACTGCTCGTTGCCGGCAAGGGTCACGAAACCGGCCAAATCATCGGCGACCGGACATATCCATTCTCGGACGCGGCGGAAGTCCTCGCCGCCCTCAAGGAGGTCGCGGCATGA
- a CDS encoding NfeD family protein produces MLLTQLGPWAWFVLGGVLLVAEIAAPGAFLLWLGLAALVTGAIAFGIALAWQLEVLVFAALAVVAVLIGRRISPAPGKASDRPFLNRRAEEFVGRVFTLDAPIMGGTGRVRIGDTVWRVEGPDVAAGRDVRVTGADGATLKVEPVEG; encoded by the coding sequence ATGCTCCTCACCCAACTCGGCCCCTGGGCCTGGTTCGTCCTCGGCGGCGTGCTGCTGGTTGCGGAGATCGCGGCGCCGGGGGCGTTCCTGCTGTGGCTCGGGCTCGCTGCGCTGGTCACCGGCGCGATTGCCTTTGGGATTGCGCTCGCGTGGCAATTGGAAGTGCTGGTGTTCGCCGCGCTGGCGGTGGTCGCCGTCCTCATCGGCCGGCGCATCAGCCCGGCGCCGGGCAAGGCCTCCGACCGACCCTTTCTCAACCGGCGGGCAGAGGAATTCGTCGGCCGGGTGTTCACGCTCGATGCTCCCATCATGGGTGGCACCGGGCGGGTGCGCATCGGCGACACGGTGTGGCGCGTGGAAGGCCCCGATGTCGCCGCAGGGCGAGACGTGCGCGTGACCGGCGCCGACGGCGCGACGCTGAAGGTGGAGCCGGTGGAGGGCTGA
- the ftsL gene encoding cell division protein FtsL → MFRVANVVMVVALLVTAAVVYQLKVSSTAEAERLATLRTQIRKERDSIALLRAEWARRTSPIYIQGLAERHLDMKRLDVDSISSLDDLPAKPASGGDGIGGMIEALVDAPLVTSSASSKPPASTTAPTSSGGATVPATSALRPANAPVAKPVPSASATPRPPAAPRPLPPMQPAPVAAAPAPPPEPTNPLEKLSGFLAGFR, encoded by the coding sequence ATGTTTCGGGTCGCCAATGTCGTGATGGTCGTCGCGCTTCTGGTGACCGCCGCGGTGGTCTACCAGCTCAAGGTCTCGTCCACCGCCGAGGCCGAGCGGCTCGCCACCCTGCGCACCCAGATCCGCAAGGAGCGCGATTCGATCGCGCTGCTGCGCGCGGAATGGGCCCGCCGCACGTCGCCCATCTATATCCAGGGCCTCGCCGAGCGGCATCTCGACATGAAGCGGCTCGATGTCGATTCGATTTCCAGCCTCGACGATCTGCCCGCCAAGCCCGCCTCCGGCGGCGACGGCATCGGCGGCATGATCGAGGCACTGGTGGACGCACCTCTCGTCACGTCCTCGGCCAGCTCCAAGCCGCCAGCCTCCACCACCGCGCCCACCAGCTCCGGCGGCGCCACCGTTCCTGCGACATCGGCGCTGCGCCCGGCGAACGCGCCGGTGGCGAAGCCGGTACCGAGCGCGTCGGCGACGCCCCGGCCCCCAGCCGCGCCGCGGCCCCTGCCCCCCATGCAGCCGGCGCCGGTCGCCGCCGCACCGGCCCCGCCCCCGGAGCCGACCAATCCCCTCGAAAAGCTCTCCGGATTCCTGGCCGGTTTCCGCTGA
- a CDS encoding division/cell wall cluster transcriptional repressor MraZ: MDRFVSTYTMRLDAKGRVSIPAPYRTVLMKDGADGLYCHPSLAEPALDAGGNRLVGEIDALIGSYPPYSEAREELAAALYGTSETLRIDPEGRVVLTETLKAHAAITDQVAFVGLGHKFRIWEPERLKAHLAEATRRVRELRQAIGSRAENPRGERT; this comes from the coding sequence ATGGACCGCTTCGTGTCCACCTACACGATGCGCCTTGACGCCAAGGGCCGGGTCTCCATCCCCGCGCCCTACCGGACGGTACTGATGAAGGACGGCGCGGACGGCCTCTATTGCCATCCGAGCCTCGCGGAACCGGCGCTGGATGCCGGCGGCAACCGTCTGGTCGGCGAGATCGACGCGCTGATCGGCAGCTACCCGCCCTATTCCGAGGCGCGCGAGGAGCTGGCTGCCGCCCTCTATGGCACCAGCGAGACGCTGCGCATCGACCCGGAGGGCCGGGTGGTGCTGACGGAGACATTGAAGGCCCATGCGGCGATCACCGACCAGGTGGCGTTCGTCGGGCTAGGACACAAGTTCCGGATCTGGGAACCGGAGCGGCTGAAGGCACATCTCGCGGAGGCCACCCGACGGGTGCGCGAGCTGCGCCAGGCCATCGGCTCCCGAGCGGAGAACCCGAGGGGCGAACGGACATGA
- a CDS encoding peptidoglycan D,D-transpeptidase FtsI family protein encodes MADLSSISARLARMWAGIVAAVGPALRDADASCAVLLDRLGAGSKAAGRATARGSARAAVASWNVVWPFAVHLGHLAWRGVRHVVRGLFGLDRGDPDTVARGRIKLVMFAFCCLFVAIAVQLSHLAMTADGGGGRGRGSDAVASARPDIIDRNGDIVAIDVKSPSLFAEPRRLIDPDEALEGLLKVLPDLDVEEARKRLNSGKGFAWLKREITPAQMRAIHRLGIPGIGFLKENRRIYPDGPIISHVMGGVNVDNQGISGIEKWIDSRGLAELHLAGFATDRQQEPVQLSMDVRVQHAVRDELVKAKTKFQALHAMGMVTDVNTGEIISMVSIPDFDPNMSGNPKDDAYLNRLTTGVYEMGSTFKALSFAMALDSGKIGLNSSFDARGALHFGKFAIHDYHAENRVLTVPEIFLVSSNVGTAKMVLSLGVEAHKAFLKKMGQLDRLKTELPESSEPIVPKRWGELNSATIAFGHGLSVAPLQAVMAVNSMVNGGFLIPPTFIKRTPEEAQKVAVRVLKPETSDKMRYVMRLNAEKGSAKKAEVPGFLVGGKTGTAEKVVNGRYAKNKLLTSFTAVFPMDKPRYLVLVMLDEPKATPETYGYATSGWNAAPTAGKIVERIAPMLNIAPRQNLPDAEQLLRMPLKVADRN; translated from the coding sequence ATGGCTGATCTGTCTTCCATCTCCGCCCGCCTCGCCCGCATGTGGGCCGGCATCGTCGCCGCCGTCGGCCCCGCGCTGCGGGACGCCGATGCCTCCTGCGCGGTCCTGCTCGATCGCCTTGGTGCCGGCAGCAAGGCCGCCGGTCGCGCCACCGCGCGCGGCTCCGCGCGGGCCGCCGTCGCAAGCTGGAACGTGGTATGGCCGTTCGCGGTGCATCTCGGACACCTCGCCTGGCGCGGTGTCCGCCATGTGGTGCGGGGGCTGTTCGGGCTCGACCGGGGCGATCCAGATACCGTGGCGCGCGGACGCATCAAGCTGGTGATGTTCGCGTTCTGCTGCCTGTTCGTGGCCATCGCGGTTCAGCTCTCCCACCTCGCCATGACCGCGGACGGCGGCGGCGGGCGCGGGCGCGGCTCGGATGCGGTGGCCTCCGCCCGCCCGGACATCATCGACCGCAACGGCGATATCGTCGCCATCGACGTGAAGTCCCCGTCCCTGTTCGCCGAGCCGCGCCGCCTCATCGACCCCGACGAGGCGCTGGAAGGCCTGCTCAAGGTGCTGCCCGACCTCGATGTCGAGGAGGCGCGCAAGCGCCTGAATTCCGGCAAGGGCTTCGCCTGGCTGAAGCGCGAGATCACGCCGGCGCAGATGCGCGCCATCCACCGGCTCGGGATTCCCGGCATCGGCTTCCTCAAGGAAAACCGCCGCATCTATCCCGACGGTCCCATCATTTCCCACGTGATGGGCGGCGTGAACGTGGACAACCAGGGCATTTCCGGCATCGAGAAGTGGATCGACAGCCGGGGCCTCGCCGAGCTGCATCTCGCCGGCTTCGCCACCGACCGGCAGCAGGAGCCGGTCCAGCTCTCCATGGACGTGCGCGTGCAGCACGCCGTGCGCGACGAACTGGTGAAGGCCAAGACCAAGTTCCAGGCGCTGCACGCCATGGGGATGGTCACCGATGTGAATACCGGCGAGATCATCTCGATGGTGTCGATCCCGGACTTCGACCCCAACATGTCCGGCAACCCCAAGGACGACGCCTATCTCAACCGCCTCACCACCGGCGTCTATGAGATGGGCTCGACCTTCAAGGCGCTGTCGTTCGCCATGGCGCTGGATTCGGGCAAGATCGGCCTGAATTCGAGCTTCGATGCCCGCGGCGCGCTGCATTTCGGCAAGTTCGCCATCCACGACTACCACGCCGAGAACCGCGTGCTCACCGTGCCGGAAATCTTCCTCGTCTCGTCCAACGTGGGTACGGCGAAGATGGTGCTCTCCCTGGGCGTGGAGGCGCACAAGGCGTTCCTGAAGAAGATGGGCCAGCTCGACCGGCTCAAGACCGAGCTGCCGGAAAGCTCCGAGCCCATCGTGCCGAAGCGCTGGGGCGAGCTGAACTCGGCCACCATCGCCTTCGGCCACGGCCTCTCCGTCGCCCCGCTGCAGGCGGTGATGGCGGTGAATTCCATGGTCAACGGCGGCTTCCTCATTCCGCCCACCTTCATCAAGCGCACGCCGGAAGAAGCGCAGAAGGTGGCGGTGCGCGTGCTCAAGCCCGAGACCTCGGACAAGATGCGCTACGTCATGCGCCTCAATGCCGAGAAGGGCTCAGCCAAGAAGGCCGAGGTGCCCGGCTTCCTCGTCGGCGGCAAGACCGGCACCGCCGAGAAGGTGGTGAACGGGCGCTACGCCAAGAACAAGCTGCTCACGTCCTTCACCGCGGTCTTCCCCATGGACAAGCCGCGCTACCTCGTTCTGGTGATGCTGGACGAGCCCAAGGCGACGCCCGAGACCTACGGCTACGCCACCTCGGGATGGAACGCCGCGCCCACGGCGGGCAAGATCGTCGAGCGCATCGCGCCCATGCTCAACATCGCGCCGCGCCAGAACCTGCCTGACGCGGAGCAGCTGCTGCGCATGCCGCTCAAGGTCGCCGACCGCAATTAA
- the rsmH gene encoding 16S rRNA (cytosine(1402)-N(4))-methyltransferase RsmH: MTTGHGVGPADAAGGPARHLPVMLREVLAHLAPKDAGHYVDGTFGAGGYTSAILAAADCQVLAIDRDPTAIAAGQTLVEASGKRLLLVQDRFSRLDEIAAEQDFAPLDGVVLDIGVSSMQLDEAERGFSFRRDGPLDMRMGADGLSAADLCATLDEVRLAHIIWTFGEERHSRAIAKAIVKAREEAPITRTSQLAEIVSRVVWAKPGEMHPATRTFQALRIAVNEELSELVEALAAAERALRPGGRLVVVTFHSLEDRIVKTFLSHRSKAPSASRHQPQAEGPEPSFRLVAKGAVEPGPDEVAGNPRSRSAKLRAAERTDAPAHPGGDLMGLLPPPSPQRPGRRR, encoded by the coding sequence ATGACGACGGGCCACGGGGTCGGCCCCGCCGACGCCGCTGGCGGACCGGCCCGTCATCTGCCGGTAATGCTCCGCGAGGTTCTCGCGCACCTCGCGCCGAAGGACGCCGGCCATTATGTGGACGGCACCTTCGGCGCGGGAGGTTATACCTCCGCCATCCTCGCCGCGGCCGACTGCCAGGTGCTCGCCATCGACCGCGACCCCACGGCCATCGCCGCCGGGCAGACGCTGGTGGAAGCCTCCGGCAAGCGCCTCCTCCTCGTGCAGGACCGCTTCTCCCGGCTCGACGAGATCGCCGCCGAGCAGGATTTCGCCCCGCTCGACGGCGTGGTGCTGGACATCGGCGTCTCCTCCATGCAGCTCGACGAGGCGGAGCGCGGCTTCTCCTTCCGCCGCGACGGGCCTCTGGACATGCGCATGGGCGCGGACGGGCTCTCGGCCGCCGACCTCTGCGCCACGCTCGATGAAGTGCGCCTCGCCCATATCATCTGGACCTTCGGCGAAGAGCGGCATTCACGCGCCATCGCCAAGGCCATCGTGAAGGCGCGGGAGGAAGCGCCCATCACCCGCACGTCTCAGTTGGCGGAAATCGTGTCCCGCGTGGTGTGGGCGAAGCCCGGCGAGATGCATCCGGCCACCCGCACCTTCCAGGCCCTGCGGATCGCCGTGAACGAGGAATTGTCGGAGCTTGTGGAGGCGCTGGCCGCCGCCGAGCGGGCGCTCAGGCCGGGCGGGCGGCTGGTGGTCGTCACCTTCCATTCGCTGGAGGACAGGATCGTTAAGACTTTTCTGTCACACCGGTCAAAGGCACCGTCCGCCTCGCGCCACCAGCCGCAAGCGGAAGGGCCGGAGCCCTCCTTCCGCCTCGTGGCGAAGGGAGCGGTAGAGCCCGGTCCCGACGAAGTGGCAGGCAACCCGCGCTCCAGGTCCGCGAAACTTCGCGCGGCCGAGCGCACGGACGCCCCGGCGCATCCGGGCGGTGACCTGATGGGGCTGCTTCCGCCTCCATCACCGCAACGCCCAGGGCGGAGACGCTAG
- a CDS encoding DUF4261 domain-containing protein has protein sequence MAQDTFIPRSHFNPVNVFLNEACNPDFEALVADIAKVEPIKVDSSQDGSAVISWRGCTFILSVAAGPIARHVYHGIASTTVFWPEAVTALASHKTFLTVAAFLRPDRLVEDLLTQSVLIRCLMEHLPVSGILRGPALTSPEWYKFLVDRFHHNGRLPIPAWIKIQLSWDQRGTVASTIGMRDFGFMEVECNPSPLAPDPTLDVVQYFIGYVLDNGPVLSDGDTIDFAEDMNTYDRAIRVHHAPSFREGCGTVYLFDFNGVDGVMDRP, from the coding sequence ATGGCACAGGACACATTCATTCCCCGTAGTCACTTCAATCCGGTGAACGTTTTTCTGAACGAGGCCTGCAATCCGGACTTTGAAGCGCTCGTCGCCGACATCGCGAAGGTCGAGCCGATCAAAGTGGATTCCAGCCAGGATGGCTCTGCCGTCATCAGCTGGCGCGGCTGCACTTTCATCTTAAGCGTGGCCGCCGGTCCGATTGCGCGACACGTTTATCACGGAATTGCGTCGACCACCGTGTTCTGGCCCGAGGCCGTCACGGCTCTCGCTTCGCATAAGACCTTCCTGACCGTGGCGGCTTTTCTTCGTCCGGATCGCCTCGTGGAAGACCTCCTCACGCAGTCGGTCCTGATCCGCTGTCTCATGGAGCATCTGCCGGTCAGTGGAATTCTGCGAGGGCCCGCTCTCACCAGCCCCGAATGGTACAAGTTCCTCGTTGATCGCTTCCATCATAATGGCCGGCTTCCGATCCCCGCATGGATCAAGATCCAGTTGAGCTGGGACCAGCGCGGGACTGTTGCGTCGACCATCGGGATGCGAGATTTCGGTTTCATGGAAGTGGAGTGCAATCCATCACCGCTCGCGCCCGATCCTACGCTTGATGTAGTTCAGTATTTTATCGGATATGTATTAGATAATGGCCCCGTACTGTCTGACGGTGACACAATCGATTTTGCCGAAGACATGAATACCTATGACAGGGCCATACGTGTCCATCACGCGCCTTCCTTCCGAGAGGGGTGTGGGACTGTCTATCTGTTCGATTTCAATGGCGTCGACGGAGTAATGGATCGCCCATGA
- the mraY gene encoding phospho-N-acetylmuramoyl-pentapeptide-transferase — MLQWLADLHQSFTAFNVFRYITFRTGGAVMTALLFVFLFGPAMISMLRLKQGKGQPIRTDGPQSHLLTKKGTPTMGGLMILAGIAVATLLWANLFNIYIWAVLLVMLGFGMIGFYDDYLKVTKQTHNGLSGKTRLAIEAVISGVAVVIIMTMGKSGLSTSVAFPFFKDLLLNLGVFFAIFGMFVIVAAGNAVNLTDGLDGLAIVPVMIAAGTFGLIAYLSGNVRFADYLQIHYVAGVGELAVVCGAVMGAGLGFLWFNAPPAQVFMGDTGSLALGGLLGTVAVATKHEIVLAVVGGLFVLEAVSVIVQVASFKLTGKRVFKMAPIHHHFEQLGWTEPQVVIRFWIVAVVLALAGLATLKLR; from the coding sequence ATGCTCCAGTGGCTTGCCGATCTCCACCAGTCCTTCACGGCCTTCAACGTCTTCCGCTACATCACCTTCCGCACCGGCGGCGCGGTGATGACGGCGCTGCTGTTCGTGTTCCTGTTCGGCCCGGCGATGATCTCCATGCTGCGGCTGAAGCAGGGCAAGGGCCAGCCCATCCGCACCGACGGGCCGCAGTCGCATCTGCTCACCAAGAAGGGCACGCCCACCATGGGCGGGCTGATGATCCTCGCCGGCATCGCGGTGGCGACGCTGCTGTGGGCGAACCTCTTCAATATCTACATCTGGGCCGTGCTGCTGGTGATGCTCGGCTTCGGCATGATCGGCTTCTATGACGACTACCTGAAGGTGACGAAGCAGACCCACAACGGCCTCTCCGGCAAGACGCGCCTCGCAATCGAGGCGGTGATCTCCGGCGTCGCCGTGGTCATCATCATGACCATGGGCAAGTCGGGCCTCTCCACCTCGGTAGCCTTCCCCTTCTTCAAGGACCTGCTGCTCAACCTCGGCGTCTTCTTCGCCATCTTCGGCATGTTCGTCATCGTCGCGGCCGGCAATGCGGTGAACCTCACCGATGGTCTCGACGGCCTCGCCATCGTTCCGGTGATGATCGCGGCCGGCACCTTCGGCCTCATCGCCTATCTCTCCGGCAACGTGCGCTTCGCCGACTATCTGCAGATCCATTACGTCGCCGGCGTCGGCGAGCTGGCGGTGGTCTGCGGCGCGGTGATGGGGGCCGGCCTCGGCTTCCTGTGGTTCAACGCCCCACCCGCCCAGGTCTTCATGGGCGACACCGGCTCGCTGGCGTTGGGTGGGCTCCTCGGCACGGTCGCGGTGGCCACCAAGCATGAGATCGTCCTCGCCGTGGTGGGCGGCCTGTTCGTGCTGGAGGCCGTCTCGGTGATCGTGCAGGTGGCCTCGTTCAAGCTCACCGGAAAGCGCGTGTTCAAGATGGCGCCCATCCACCACCATTTCGAGCAGCTCGGCTGGACCGAGCCGCAGGTGGTGATCCGCTTCTGGATCGTCGCCGTGGTGCTCGCGCTGGCGGGATTGGCGACGCTGAAGCTGCGGTGA
- a CDS encoding YgaP family membrane protein, translating into MVANVGGFDRVLRFVAGIVLILVPFVAPSVPALGGLGNWTWLIGAVGVVMLLTAAFRFCPAYPLLGINTCGRG; encoded by the coding sequence ATGGTCGCAAACGTGGGTGGATTTGATCGCGTGCTGCGTTTCGTCGCCGGGATCGTGCTGATCCTGGTGCCGTTCGTGGCCCCCTCCGTGCCGGCGCTGGGCGGGCTCGGCAACTGGACCTGGCTGATCGGCGCCGTGGGCGTGGTGATGCTGCTCACCGCCGCCTTCCGCTTCTGCCCGGCCTATCCGCTGCTGGGCATCAATACGTGTGGGCGGGGGTGA